A single genomic interval of Spinacia oleracea cultivar Varoflay chromosome 6, BTI_SOV_V1, whole genome shotgun sequence harbors:
- the LOC110794756 gene encoding protein SIEL yields the protein MEQQLWRETEEKLTTPTTTVSGGERTSDSLSLQTLSSIHSLIINPSTSHLTISSILKTLTYILSLPHNHRHHHHIFTLLSSLSLHHPTFSASLSAPLTSLATSLLSDPSSSARLAAAALSLLISISAVDSLDEGLLISLCFRPCISVRVWFLNNALKFPIRPNLLLPVMLGFTQDPYPCVRKAALEGLVSVCDSGIVVEDSAIVEGCYARGIKLLLDQHDYVRLAALRVVSEWGCMLAASKKEEEEKRDCSDGVFLQICSMVRDMNVGVRVEAFTALGKFAYVSEDILLQTLYKKVKTVKEKQSLALSCSKSHENHAAVAAGVFIHGVEDEYSEVQRAACISLRVLRDISGGFAVEAVNILSYVLNDDSVVARLEALKTIHHMAMSECVMMQEAHVDMLLGTLVDRSSQIRSRAFDLLGSVKLPSLKVSKITVESLFRSLDIYPKSEAEIFRTLFNIGHNHGEYAVSIIKERYHEIEPSNDEKSGCYSPRIAGLLVLAISASLKHEKHFCQIPSRIFSYAAAYFGRIAYALGDVLDIDSLLAYLSFCGESHFKVQSDIRTRPDVLRAAKGQQEAPMHVLSSMQLVLATVKRLWQLVKCGCTNEVLKALRSCKESLVAIRAGSFAYAGSLAFAFQYIYVVKLLTRVWGHYEVSRNRQLYQTGDLDLLLGKLDKAVLALRYRFVGLNEDVELLIMELLLLNYLLQLSSSHMHCKTWQKLSTMVTSVCHLRNAKSIEFSDFVNHLAELASNGSFSLNSTGDRIQLKKLRNLFMLKDLVLTEGIRHINAELVVLGFDTVSPLRFISGLPVSIPLDVTLYNVTNEHKLWLKIALDDKVTEFVFLDVEEYGGLEKASRQFKFGVPCYRTPKAAAFTLRISMGMECVSEDLHLVRGHGGPKHALTYISPEIEVYFVNMNADHLLIC from the exons ATGGAGCAACAGCTATGGCGGGAAACAGAGGAGAAGCTGACCACCCCCACCACCACCGTCTCCGGCGGCGAGAGAACCAGTGATTCGCTCTCTCTCCAAACACTATCATCCATTCATTCACTCATCATCAACCCTTCAACGTCACACCTCACCATCTCCTccatcctcaaaaccctaaCCTACATCCTCTCCCTCCCTCACAACCACCGTCACCACCACCACATTTTCACTCTGctctcctctctctccctcCACCACCCTACCTTTTCTGCCTCTCTCTCCGCCCCACTTACCTCACTTGCCACCTCCCTCCTCTCCGACCCATCCTCCTCCGCTCGCCTTGCAGCCGCCgcactctctctcctcatctCAATCTCCGCCGTTGATTCCCTTGACGAAGGGCTGCTAATATCTCTTTGCTTCCGTCCTTGTATTTCGGTTAGGGTGTGGTTTCTGAACAATGCTTTGAAGTTTCCAATTCGTCCCAATTTGTTGTTGCCGGTGATGCTAGGGTTTACCCAGGACCCTTACCCCTGTGTTCGTAAAGCTGCATTGGAGGGCTTGGTCTCTGTTTGTGATTCTGGGATTGTGGTTGAGGATTCCGCCATCGTTGAGGGGTGCTATGCTCGCGGTATTAAGCTTCTTCTTGATCAACATGATTATGTTCGCTTGGCTGCTCTTCGTGTG GTGAGTGAATGGGGGTGCATGCTTGCTGCATctaagaaagaagaagaagaaaagagagaCTGTTCTGATGGTGTATTTCTGCAG ATCTGTTCTATGGTCAGAGATATGAATGTCGGAGTCAGGGTGGAGGCTTTTACTGCCCTTGGAAAATTTGCATATGTATCTGAAGATATTTTATTGCAGACCCTGTACAAAAAGGTCAAAACAGTTAAAGAGAAACAATCATTAGCCCTGTCTTGTTCAAAATCACATGAAAATCATGCTGCCGTTGCTGCTGGTGTATTTATTCACGGTGTTGAGGATGAATACAGTGAG GTACAACGGGCTGCCTGTATATCCTTGCGAGTGCTCCGTGACATCTCTGGAGGGTTTGCTGTTGAAGCTGTTAATATATTGAGCTATGTTCTGAATGATGACTCTGTCGTTGCCAGGTTAGAGGCTTTGAAGACAATCCATCATATGGCAATGTCTGAATGTGTAATGATGCAAGAGGCCCATGTAGATATG TTGCTTGGTACCCTTGTTGACAGGAGCTCCCAGATAAGATCCAGAGCCTTCGATTTGCTTGGATCAGTTAAATTGCCTAGCTTGAAGGTGTCCAAAATAACTGTTGAGAGCCTTTTTAGAAGTTTGGACATTTACCCAAAG AGTGAAGCCGAAATTTTCCGAACCTTATTCAATATCGGTCACAATCATGGCGAATATGCAGTTAGCATCATCAAGGAACGTTATCATGAG ATCGAGCCTTCCAATGATGAAAAATCTGGTTGTTATAGTCCAAGAATTGCTGGACTGCTAGTGTTGGCTATTTCAGCTTCCCTCAAACATGAAAAACACTTTTGTCAAATTCCGTCAAGGATATTTTCGTATGCAGCTGCATACTTTGGGCGGATTGCTTATGCTCTTGGTGATGTTCTGGATATTGATTCCCTTTTGGCCTATCTATCTTTCTGTG GTGAAAGCCATTTTAAGGTACAGTCTGATATCAGGACTCGACCAGACGTACTTCGAGCTGCAAAAGGTCAACAGGAAGCACCTATGCATGTCCTGAGTTCAATGCAGCTTGTCCTTGCAACAGTGAAAAGGTTGTGGCAGCTGGTAAAATGCGGATGTACAAATGAAGTGCTTAAGGCATTAAG GTCTTGTAAAGAATCTCTTGTGGCAATAAGGGCTGGCTCTTTTGCATATGCTGGTTCACTTGCTTTTGCGTTTCAATATATTTATGTAGTGAAGCTTCTCACAAGGGTATGGGGACACTATGAGGTTTCCAGAAATCGCCAATTGTATCAAACGGGTGACTTGGACTTACTACTTGGGAAACTTGACAAAGCGGTTCTAGCTCTCAGATATAGGTTTGTTGGGTTAAATGAAGATGTTGAGCTTCTTATAATGGAGCTTCTGCTTCTCAACTATCTGCTGCAACTTTCAAGCTCTCACATGCACTGCAAAACCTGGCAGAAATTATCTACTATGGTTACTTCAGTGTGCCACTTGAGGAATGCAAAATCCATCGAATTTTCAGACTTTGTGAACCATCTAGCAGAATTAGCATCAAATGGAAGTTTCTCTCTTAATTCAACTGGTGACCGTATTCAATTGAAAAAACTGCGCAATTTGTTTATGCTCAAGGACTTGGTACTCACTGAAGGAATCAGACACATAAATGCAGAGCTTGTTGTTCTTGGCTTCGACACTGTAAGTCCTTTGCGCTTCATCTCGGGATTACCCGTCAGTATACCCCTGGATGTTACTCTATATAATGTGACTAATGAACATAAGCTATGGTTAAAGATTGCGTTAGATGACAAGGTAAcagagtttgtatttttggacgTCGAAGAATATGGAGGTCTTGAGAAGGCCAGCAGGCAGTTCAAGTTCGGCGTGCCTTGTTATAGAACACCAAAAGCAGCTGCTTTCACATTGAGGATTAGTATGGGTATGGAATGTGTGTCTGAGGATTTGCATTTGGTGAGAGGTCATGGGGGGCCTAAACATGCCCTAACTTATATTAGCCCGGAAATTGAAGTTTATTTTGTAAATATGAATGCCGATCATCTCTTGATATGTTAA